AGCTGTCCCTGTATGTTTACGTTAACACGCCCTCGCACACACAACATATGGAAAGGGGTAGGCAACAAGACCCATGGACAGAGTATGTTCCGTTCTAGGACAACAGGTTACAGTTAACCAATCATCAGCATTGTTACATGAATGGACAGAGAAACTGTCCAGCTTCAAGAAGCAGTTTGATCCAGGCAACTGCGCGGCGCAGTTCACGAGTTATGGCAAGTTATGTAAAACGAGTAGAGGCAATTTCGTAAGTTTTTCACTCCCCGCCATAGGCGCGAGAAAGAAAGTCAATTTGTTTAAGTAAAAATGGCAACATGGTCCCTATTATATAGAACTAAACAACGTACATGAATTGAAAAAGAGTAAGTTCCTCTTCAAAATACTGAACGATCCATAAAATTCGCTCGTTGCAATCTCGAGTTATTACGGATTTTGTTAGaaattatgcattttaaaaGTCTATTTTGTGCGTATTCAAAAAACGCTCAATGCAAATGAGCGCTATGTTCCGTTATGAGGGTCCTCACCAAAACAACCCGTGATTGCACTTTCAAAAGAATATTAAAAATCCCCAGCAAACTTAGAACATGAAGTATAATACAGTACTATAATTCCTCTCTTTttgataaagttttttttttaacaaggcaACAGACCGGTAACTCCAGTATAGGACTGTACAGCCACAGCAGATGCTGTACAACACTAAAACAGATTGACCAACGTGACAGTACTACAATCTCCATTGTCTCTCAACACAGAtggatgcccccccccccccaccaaaaaaaaaaacttgtcgaTTTTAAAAAGCGTAAACTTTGCAACACTAGTAAAGTATGCATCAAACCATACAGCAAGGACAGACATCATTATCCTACatattaaacctttttttacaaatcaatattaaaaataatttggCCTATTATTCCAGTTTGAACTTAATAAGATACTGCTTAATGATTCAATAATTTGGAGGATAACTTCAGCTTGTAACTAGCAAACGTTTTTGTCTTTAATTTAGTGACACACTTGTGTTATTTGCTTGTAGTATGATTGTAAATTAATTCACCTTCATAAAGCAATGAATAAAAGAAGACTTTGTGAAGAATATTGTGCTGTCTAAAGTTGgatttaaaaaagaataaaaatcaCCATAGTGGTTTATATTGTGGCGTGCTTTGCTCACAATGATACACAGTTATAATAAACCGGTTAAGGTCGGTCTTAGCTCTTTTTGAAATCAACCCAACAGGTCAGACAAACTGGTGGCACATTTACAATGATATCTGTAGGAAAGACAAAGGCTTGCTACATACCTACAGAGGGAAATAGGTTGCAACTTTGATACACACTCCACAGAgtgaacaaaatccacaggcaactctctcaggtgggatttgaactcatgacctttgcattgctagagcagatgtcttaccactagaccaccgagctggtccagtagctagaggcagttttaaTCCTATGTGTGATGCTTTTATACAAgtgtgttggttcgaatcccccattAGCTCACTGATGTTTTCAAAATGAACAAAAGTATTGTCGTTCAGTTACTGAATAACAATTATCTTGATTTTATGCAATTCAAAATCATAGACGTAAACCATTGTTtgcatgagagagattggctgctgTCAGCTTGTCGTTTATATCCTGTTGTGGGAGTTGCCGATTTCCCtcatgggaagatcatctaaatgAACAAACACACAGTCTTGTGGGTTTTCTTCCTAAATTTTCCCCTCCCAGTGTGCCCGACTATAACTACTCAACTTACCAGAGGTTGACAAGTTCTGAAGCAGCCTCGGATGCCTTGATATGCCCCAGGGCTAGGCAACCACCTTCTCTGACCAGCCTGTCTTTGTCCTTCAGCAGATGCATCATGCGTTTTATGGCGTACTTATTGCTCGGTTCTGCGACCTGGGCAAGGGACAGAGCGGCAACTGCACGCACGTTCTCGTCTGGGTCATTGCACAGATCAGGAGTGCTTCCACGACAGAGTTACTGTAGAATTTGCCTGATGGAGGGAAAATTGGAATGAGTTAATTATTTGAGAAATTAGAATTttagcttttgcaaactgctcACCAACTAACAGGACCTTTGGCAGACATGCAAAAATAAAGGAGTGGCCTgaagtttcaaccctagcagagtctgcctcaaaggctaaatgactaTCAGAACACACACCTATATAAACAGGTATACAGAAGTAGGATTGATTCTCCCAAAGCACTAAAGCTATATTTTAAGATGAGTTGGcaatatcaccatagtgatttgtattgtgacgtcacactttgctttatagcaattaaagacactggacactattggtaatagtcaaagaccagtcttctcacttgctgtatctcaacatatgcataaaataacaaacctgtgaaaacttgagctcaataggtcatcgcatcatagttgcgagataataatgaaataaaaaatacccttgtcacacgaggttgtgtgctttcagatgcttgatttcgagacctcaaattctaaatccgaggtctcaaaatcaaatttgtggaaaattacttctttctcaaaaactactttacttcagagggagccgtttcccacaatgttttatactatcaacagctccccattactcgttaccaagtaaggttttatgctaataattattttgagtaattgtgtccactgcctttaagatttgaTACACAGTTAAGATATCAatcctagctctttgtgaaatctgcccCAGTCAAGTGGAAAGAGGTTTAAAAGAGAGAGAAGCATAAAACACACAGAATGTGAACCTGCCACCTCCAGATGTGGTTTACTGCTtgataacttaaaggaacattaaataattggtaagaaaaaaactcctctaagatcacagatttacataaaacttactacACGGTCCAATGATGAcgatagtacaaaacatcccatgaaatataTCTGTAGGAAATATCATGGTTGATGAGAAATGTAAAAAAACTAATTTCTCacttggagtttatcgctcagtcaattcatttgttttaaaatcgatgtcatgcaaaatgtgtaagtggtgtttcactattttcttgtggaCGATCAATCTCAAATGTTTAtgaatggtggattacataaggtgcttacactaccagcaactgttttgttagcaaaaaaccaattctgtaatgttcctgtaagtatgtttgaaataaataaaatcacatTTCATTATTGTACTCACTGAGATTCTGTATAGCATTGATGCGTACAGTAGAGTCCATACTGAAAACCTCCCTCATGGTGTAACTCTCTAAGGCTTGTTCCTGTACTCTCTGCCAAAACTCAAACGACTCATCATTCACGATGCAGAACTCTACAGCCAGAAGAGAAGgggaaacaaattataaaataaaaatatcacaCAAAGAATAAGAAAGTGCCATCTCTTCTTCATTATAGAAACTTAGTTAGATGCATTTAGACACTTTCTCTGAGTGTTGCAAAAGAATTGTTATAGAAGCATGCATTTGTACTCATTATTATGTCAAATTATTTCAAGTACAGAAGTTTGgtaaatgtgaataaaaaacaaact
Above is a genomic segment from Asterias amurensis chromosome 6, ASM3211899v1 containing:
- the LOC139939009 gene encoding uncharacterized protein isoform X2; the encoded protein is MFDDVVGFVVCGRTVESSLESSPDSEFCIVNDESFEFWQRVQEQALESYTMREVFSMDSTVRINAIQNLSKFYSNSVVEALLICAMTQTRTCVQLPLCPLPRSQNRAISTP